The genomic interval GTATAGCTGTCTGTATTGTCGTAGGAtagcaaataaaaatttttcctctacGTGCAAAAACACcagcgaattattttcatcacccTTCGGCACGGACAATTTTCGATTGCGCAAATTGTAgccggaaaagaaaaaacaccgcGTAATTATTGCACGCATTTATATAATTAACAACGAGTGATAAGATAATTGTACACGACGAGAAATGTGCAGAAGCTCGGCGTATCGAGAAATAGATGCCGGGCGGAGCGGTAGCTTTCCTTGATAAAAGTGAGCGAATAAAATCAGCATCGAAATTATACAGGAAACGTTATCGGTTGTacgaagaaccgaaaaaataaacgtctCGTTTGCTCTCCTCTCATAGGAATCGAAACTGTGCGACTCGTTTCACAAATGATTAGAGTCCGGGTTATCTCCGGATATCATTGGCTATAAAGTACGTCTTGACGTGCGCGGAGTGTCAGTCAATAACTTACACGAAAAGCAATCGTTACATGTCGACAATGTCCTCTCCGACGGTATGGTTCATCCTAAACTTTGCCTGTCTCTTACTCGCATCGGCCAATTCGCAATGGACACCCGGTACTTTGATGAGTAAGTTCAGACGTTTTTGAACGAAAGCGTCGAGGATCATTGTTGGACAAAATAATTCTGATCATCGCCAATACGACGtcgaattattaatttcaaataatccCGAAGATAGCACCGTCCATCCCGTACGCTCGCTTCCCCCGGGCTACGAGAATCACCCGGACGTAAACGCCGCTTACAAAGTGTACAACGAAACCCGCAGTTGGACTGCGGCGCAACAGTTTTGCCTGAACGACGGTGGTCGTCTCGCGGTAATCGACTCGTGGCAAAAAATTGGATTCGTAAGATCGCAACAACCGCCGAGCTCCGTCTGGGTTGGTTTTCAAAAAGTTGACGGGCTCTGGGTAACGTCCGAAAACGGTGAGTCCGACTCCTCGCCTCCAAAATTCTCTCGCTAATCTATTTTGTTTCCACGGACTCTAACAGTGCGCTACCAGGCGAGACTGCCTTGGGGGCGAAATCTGCCTTACGGGGTCGGCGACTGCGTCGCCGTTAAGTCGGGCGGAAGAGGGCTCACCAATCACGAATGTTTTCGGGAGTATCCGTTCGTCTGCGAAATAGTATCGACGCCCACGTTGTACCCGAGATTGCCGAATCAGGATCACGGTCGAGGGGGCAATTTTTCGGGACAAGGATGGCGGCCAGGTAACTCCGGAAGAGGAGTCAGCCAATTGTACTGACCGAAATAATCGACGCGGTTCTTATATTCCCTATTTTACGGACCGACCGGCGAGAACGGATTAATCCATCGGTAATATTTGTGCGATTGTTCGATATCACGTGAATAAAATGATACGTTTCATGTCGTCAAATTATTCGTTTTCCCTGCGAACAAGATTCCCACAAAATTTCCGTCATTCGAACAGAGACGTACGACACGTACGGGGGTCACGAACCGAGATAACGCGTCAACGCCAATTCCGCCGCGGTCACGTAAACACCAGGGGTCAGGGTCCCTTTGTTTTTACGTAACCGGAGACGGAATGCGAATATCGTTCGAACGACGAGAGCGTGTATCTCCGCCGCCGGCGTGTCAGGTTCGAAGCGTTTACGCTGGTGGAAGGAGGGCACTTCGGCGGACGCGTGGGCGGACACGAGGTGAGAAAGATGGGGGAGATAATGGCGCGTATACCCCGTATCTTTTAAGTCCTCGGCCGATTACGGAAGGGGAGTTTTCGGGGCGTAGAACCGAACCACGGTCAAGAGGGTTATAGATTTCACAAAAGCTTTAGGTCCGAAAGCTCGGACTTTTCCGCGAGCTTTCCAGAGTTTAAGGGTTTACGAGCCCCGCCGGGCATTCCGAGTTTCCACGCGAACGCTTCGAAAGCCTCCCCGCGTCCGGGGAGAGTTCCCCGTCCACCGACCGCCTCCGACTTACGACCTCATGCCGTCCGACGTActcatgtacgtacgcgtgtcaAGGACGAAGAGACGGTACCTCTGCAGTACGAGAAACTAGTTTTTACCAGTAGGAATTCCAGAGCCGCACTGGAAATATGTGCTCCCGAACATCGGCAAAGGTGTTCGAATGGTTCGAGTAAAAGTTTGCTTTCGATCATTGAGCGGAGAAATTTCAAGACTAGTAGCTGAGCGGCAGAAAATGTTTTaatatcgaacgaaaatattgATTCAAGTTTCCGACCGAGTCGACAAAACTGTAATGGTTCAATATTAGTTTACGATTCCGAGGCAGGTGAACCGTTCATGGTATTGAAAAGTTCGGCAATTGCCGAACGGAATTGGCGTATTAcgtaaaaatgcaaaaaaaacgattttcataCGTAAATCTACTCGGTTTTCATCGGTGACCGAGTTCGGATAATATCTGAAATAAGCTGTGAGAGTTCGCGCGGGTTATCTCGTGCGAGACCGATTCCTCTTATAAAAGCAAGGCCGAGTAGCCTCGCGACCAGTGGATCGACAGCAGCCgttgttattcgaaaaatgtctACGACGTACGGATTGCTGCTTCTGCAGCTCGCCTGTCTGTCAATTGTTTCGGTTACTTCTTACCAGACGCACAACCAACAATCCGTAGTCACTACGAGTAAGTGAAAACGTACCGAAGAAACGAGCATGGGATGCGGTTGAAGggataaaacgaaaaggaatTCGCTACCATGGAATTCGCCCGCCGACGTTCGACTCcgagaaattaatttgaaacgttttctttctttttctttttttttttttcgtctttattTTCAGCCGTGGTACTTCCAGCGGGTTACGTTCATTATCCTACAGTAAATGCGGCCTACAAAATAAATCGCGACGAGCGTAGCTGGTCGGATGCGAGGGAGGCTTGTATCGCCGAAGGTGCTCGTCTCGCTGTTATCGATAGTTGGGAGAAGTTTCATATCATAGTCGCTAACAAACGTCGCGATGACGTAGTTTGGGTCGGAATCAAGAAGAAGCACGGTAGCTGGAATGACTCTGCGAACCGTAAGTTTTTTGACCgttaaaatttcgatttttcaaacgcggtgttgcttgttttttttttttcttcaaattacgCAACTGCGAAGGAAACACACCTGTTTGCGAATTcgccgttctttttttttttttttgttctcccctCGTTTGTTCCGTTCGGCTAATATTGTTGTCTTTGTACGATCGATCAGAGGCACGTGTGATGAACATACCGTGGGCACCGAACAACCCCCATGGATTCGGAGATTGCGTTGCGGTAAAAAGTAGCGGAAGAGGACTCGGCAACAAGCTTTGCATGTGGGTGGAACCGTTCGCCTGCGAAATACCAACTGCACCGAACATCTACCAGTCGCCAAACACCGTATGGTCCGACGGCAGAACCGGTTAAAAGAAACGTTGAAACGGTTCAGAACCAActgcactttttttctttcaaacctTGTAGGTTATTGATGTTGTTATTAATGAccacattgaaaaaaacaaaaaaaaaaaacaaacaaaaaaacataaaacacTGATCCAATGGGGTGATTGATACAGTTCGATTTTCGGGTGTGACGAGAGCGAGCTGGCCTGCAGATTCAAtgtttgtaaaataaatctgGAAAGTTCAAGCAGGTTATCTTTAGCCACTCGAATTTTCTCTCATAATATCGTTTCGGCTTATTGTTTGAGCTATTCTCGAAATTGTTCATTCAAAATGTCTCATTCTGTTTCGAAAAGGCGAATCGATCTCGATCCCCCATTTATATGACCTTTCCTGATAAAACAATTGAATAGTGTCCCGTCCCGAAGGCTACGACTTTTTTCGCGTCATCTTGAGATTATCATACGCACATCGCAGTGTTCCGATCAGTATTCCACGAATTGTAATTGCGTAAGTTGCACGTACCTTTCAACGTCACGTACGATAGCAAAGATCTTCGAAAGAATCTGCGGCTTATTGCGATGTCTTTCAAATCACGATCGGCAGAGCTTCGATCATTCGCCGAAGTTCCAGTAATATCAACGATAAATCCGAAGGTCACAGAAGATGAAAAGTTATCTCTGTAGCGATGctcgtttttatttgaaaagcaACGCGAAGTTTCTACCCGCAGATCTGTGACAATACGATTGAGAAcggcgaaagaaagaaaatttcggacGTGGTGAGAAAGGGGGAATTTTCACGTCGGAAAATATCCTAAAACCGTTGTTACTCCAGCGACGACCTTTTCGCCGGGTCATCTCGTAGTTACAAAATTTAAGCAGCTAAAAACGAAGCTGGCAAGATGCATCGGCAGTTTATGTGTCAGCGAAGGTGCTCGTCGCGCTCTAATTAATGCCCGGCAAAAACCTTCCAGATTATccgagtagaagaaaaaaaaaaaaaaaaaaacaaacttacAGCAGACCGTAGTTCGGGTTGGCATGAAAAAGACGGATGACGAGTCGACTCTACGGACCATATAAGTTTCGGAAATTCCGAGTGTGT from Athalia rosae chromosome 1, iyAthRosa1.1, whole genome shotgun sequence carries:
- the LOC105690968 gene encoding snaclec agkicetin-C subunit beta-like, giving the protein MSTMSSPTVWFILNFACLLLASANSQWTPGTLMNSTVHPVRSLPPGYENHPDVNAAYKVYNETRSWTAAQQFCLNDGGRLAVIDSWQKIGFVRSQQPPSSVWVGFQKVDGLWVTSENVRYQARLPWGRNLPYGVGDCVAVKSGGRGLTNHECFREYPFVCEIVSTPTLYPRLPNQDHGRGGNFSGQGWRPGNSGRGVSQLY